A single Marinitoga aeolica DNA region contains:
- a CDS encoding LytR/AlgR family response regulator transcription factor gives MLIKSIIIEDEEHSLNRLKKLLTNFDYIKLVGEARSGKEAIDLIEKNKPDLIFLDINLPEKDGFDVLKELSYEPLVIFVTAYQEYAIKAFEENAVDYLLKPFDLKRLKMSIERVIERKQVINKSLLEKISHSNYLRKFSVKDRNIILIISEEEIYYFKAEDKYVFLCTKSEEYYYDETLKKLEEVLDPEKFIRIHKSYIVSIEHIKRFKKYFTRDYILELDNGVELKIGRSYIHHIKEKFKF, from the coding sequence ATGTTAATAAAAAGTATTATTATTGAAGATGAAGAACATTCCTTAAATAGATTAAAAAAACTTCTAACTAATTTTGATTATATTAAATTAGTTGGAGAAGCAAGATCAGGTAAAGAAGCTATTGACTTAATAGAAAAAAACAAACCAGATTTAATATTTCTTGATATTAATTTGCCAGAAAAAGATGGATTTGACGTATTAAAGGAACTTTCTTATGAACCATTAGTGATTTTTGTCACCGCTTATCAGGAATATGCGATAAAAGCATTTGAAGAGAATGCTGTTGATTATTTATTAAAACCATTTGATTTAAAAAGATTAAAAATGTCTATTGAAAGAGTAATAGAAAGAAAACAAGTAATAAATAAATCTTTATTAGAAAAAATTAGTCATAGTAATTATTTAAGAAAATTTTCAGTAAAAGATAGGAATATAATTTTAATTATCTCAGAAGAAGAAATATATTATTTTAAGGCAGAAGATAAATATGTTTTTTTATGCACTAAAAGTGAAGAATATTATTATGATGAAACATTAAAAAAATTAGAAGAAGTTCTTGATCCGGAAAAATTTATTAGAATTCATAAGAGTTATATAGTTTCTATTGAGCATATAAAAAGGTTTAAAAAGTATTTTACACGTGATTATATTTTAGAATTAGATAATGGTGTAGAACTGAAAATAGGTAGAAGCTATATACATCATATAAAAGAAAAATTTAAATTCTAA
- a CDS encoding ABC transporter ATP-binding protein, with the protein MIKAKNLVRKFGDFVAVNNVNLDIKKGEIYGFLGPNGAGKTTTIRMLTGTLKPTSGEIEILGLNMKTDEIKIKANIGVVPDEPKMYENLKGSEFIEFIMNIYEVDKKEAKNRLDEICEAFEIDYLDSFIGDYSHGMKQKLMVASVLMRKPKVIFLDEPTVGLDAKSAKILKMLLEKYSKEGATIFLTTHILEIAEKMCDRIGIISGGKLIAEGTLEELKSLSKTDEKQSLEDLFLELTGAGELDDIIKEL; encoded by the coding sequence GTGATTAAAGCTAAAAATTTAGTAAGAAAGTTTGGTGACTTTGTAGCAGTAAATAATGTAAATCTTGATATTAAAAAAGGAGAAATATATGGATTTTTAGGCCCAAACGGCGCTGGTAAAACAACAACTATAAGAATGCTTACAGGGACATTAAAACCCACATCAGGAGAAATAGAAATATTAGGGTTAAATATGAAAACTGATGAAATAAAAATAAAAGCGAACATAGGAGTAGTCCCCGATGAACCAAAGATGTATGAAAATCTAAAAGGTTCAGAATTTATTGAGTTTATTATGAACATATATGAGGTAGATAAAAAAGAAGCAAAAAATCGCCTTGATGAAATTTGTGAGGCATTTGAAATAGATTATCTTGATTCATTTATAGGTGATTATTCGCATGGTATGAAACAAAAATTAATGGTTGCATCTGTTTTAATGAGAAAGCCGAAAGTTATATTTTTGGATGAGCCAACCGTTGGTCTTGACGCAAAATCAGCAAAAATATTAAAAATGTTATTAGAAAAGTATTCAAAAGAAGGTGCTACAATATTTTTAACTACTCATATACTGGAAATTGCTGAAAAAATGTGTGATAGAATAGGTATTATTTCGGGAGGTAAATTAATAGCAGAAGGTACATTAGAAGAATTAAAATCATTATCAAAAACGGATGAAAAACAATCACTTGAAGATTTATTCCTTGAGTTAACGGGTGCCGGGGAATTAGATGATATTATAAAAGAGCTTTAG
- a CDS encoding NUDIX domain-containing protein, which yields MKKIREKVLYEGEWFKFKETICINSSGKEIRWENFERKSKIKKAVIIIPKLIPSNRYVLIKQYRAAINDYVIAFPAGICDNNNTEENVLRELKEETGYNGKVKRCSPSLYAFPAVIDSTVKICEVEIDESLGENKNPVQNLEPEEDIEVMLKTKEEIINMFDNCKYKISAALWYAFGVNL from the coding sequence ATGAAAAAAATAAGAGAAAAGGTATTATATGAAGGAGAATGGTTTAAATTTAAAGAAACAATATGTATTAATAGTAGCGGAAAAGAAATAAGATGGGAGAATTTTGAAAGAAAAAGTAAAATAAAAAAAGCAGTTATAATTATACCAAAATTAATCCCATCAAATAGATATGTATTAATAAAACAATATAGAGCAGCTATAAATGATTACGTAATAGCATTTCCTGCAGGAATTTGTGATAATAATAATACTGAAGAAAATGTGCTAAGAGAATTAAAAGAAGAAACAGGATATAATGGAAAGGTTAAGAGATGTAGTCCGTCATTATATGCTTTTCCAGCAGTTATTGATAGTACTGTAAAAATATGTGAGGTTGAAATTGATGAAAGTTTAGGAGAAAATAAAAATCCAGTGCAAAATTTAGAGCCAGAAGAAGATATTGAAGTTATGTTAAAAACAAAAGAAGAAATAATTAATATGTTTGATAATTGTAAATATAAAATTAGTGCGGCATTATGGTATGCATTTGGAGTTAATTTATAA
- a CDS encoding AAA family ATPase: MVTAELSKKIVDNVGMVIKGKEEQIKMVLAVFYSNGHVLLEDVPGTGKTMLARALAKSFDLSFKRVQFTPDLLPNDLIGLYIFDKNKNEFILKKGPIFTNILLGDEINRATPRTQSALLESLAENQVSIDGITHKLENNFFVIATQNPIEYEGTFPLPEAQLDRFMIRLSLGYPDLENEINMLISQEKEHPIDKIKSVSNNEEIRKIKTEIKNVHVSEEIKKYIVDIINRTRNHKDIKVGASPRGSIALMQLSRSIAAIEGRDFVIPDDVKKIAPYVLAHRIILKAEAKIKKVSTYKLIDEILDEVKVIK, encoded by the coding sequence ATGGTTACAGCGGAATTGTCTAAGAAGATTGTAGATAATGTGGGGATGGTTATTAAGGGGAAAGAAGAACAAATAAAAATGGTTTTAGCAGTTTTTTATTCCAATGGACATGTTTTACTTGAAGATGTTCCAGGAACTGGTAAAACAATGCTAGCACGTGCTTTAGCAAAATCATTTGATTTAAGCTTTAAAAGGGTTCAATTTACCCCAGATTTATTACCAAATGACTTAATAGGGTTATATATATTCGATAAAAATAAAAATGAATTTATATTGAAAAAAGGTCCAATATTCACCAATATATTATTGGGAGATGAAATAAATAGAGCTACTCCAAGAACACAATCTGCATTATTGGAATCATTAGCTGAAAACCAGGTATCTATTGATGGAATAACACATAAATTAGAGAATAATTTTTTTGTTATTGCAACGCAGAATCCTATAGAATACGAAGGAACATTTCCGCTACCAGAAGCACAATTGGATAGATTTATGATAAGACTTAGCCTTGGATATCCGGATCTTGAAAATGAGATCAATATGTTAATATCACAGGAAAAAGAACATCCAATAGATAAAATAAAAAGTGTTTCTAATAATGAAGAAATAAGAAAAATAAAAACTGAAATAAAAAATGTACATGTTTCTGAAGAAATAAAAAAATATATAGTAGATATAATAAATCGAACAAGAAACCACAAAGATATAAAAGTAGGAGCCAGTCCAAGGGGTTCAATTGCATTAATGCAACTATCAAGAAGTATTGCTGCTATTGAAGGACGAGATTTTGTTATTCCAGATGATGTAAAAAAAATAGCGCCATATGTTTTAGCGCATAGAATAATTTTGAAAGCAGAAGCGAAAATAAAAAAAGTGTCTACATATAAATTAATAGATGAGATTCTTGATGAAGTTAAAGTAATAAAGTAG
- a CDS encoding DUF58 domain-containing protein: MKYKIKNLVLMTIISILFNIFYFSNYTILLLALVGFGWFEFFQKKKIFENLEINYDLEYEKCFIEEEVEYRLYIENKSDEEILITVSPSNLLSRLRPPFQKIKLSANEKKKLVFITSFGTRGIKEIGYISVNYNTPLGFEFWKTKKVEKTIEVLPEFIYSEFNKESLKKLLPGQKSNIRILEDVTYVENIDEYNNEPMNRINWKISAKYDKLMVKKYSHTSTGKIYMFLDLNLPDGIPKNNLFWKSERKIYEEYALKAAASIIRYQKIKHEDVNLVLIGKEVKRYSSKEWLDYFDLLSGAKGTNDPEYRLDEIIKKDIPYFTYEDTVIIISIHLTDEIIPDLIRLRAKVSKVIVLIMPYGFRIETEGKLDIKEHDMFRVEAIDLEKKAILLEENHIIVRLVSPNSSLTEVFETI, encoded by the coding sequence ATGAAATACAAAATTAAGAATCTGGTATTAATGACAATAATATCAATATTATTTAATATATTTTATTTTAGCAATTATACAATATTGTTATTAGCTCTTGTTGGTTTTGGGTGGTTTGAATTTTTTCAAAAGAAAAAAATATTTGAAAATTTAGAAATAAATTATGATTTAGAATATGAAAAATGTTTTATTGAAGAAGAGGTGGAATATAGATTATATATAGAAAACAAATCAGATGAAGAAATTCTTATTACAGTTTCACCATCTAATTTATTAAGCAGATTAAGACCGCCTTTTCAAAAAATCAAATTATCGGCTAATGAAAAAAAGAAATTAGTATTTATTACCTCTTTTGGAACTCGTGGAATAAAAGAAATAGGATATATAAGTGTTAATTATAATACTCCATTGGGATTTGAATTTTGGAAAACAAAAAAGGTGGAAAAAACTATAGAAGTATTGCCAGAATTTATTTATTCTGAATTTAACAAAGAAAGTTTAAAAAAATTATTACCGGGTCAAAAATCTAATATAAGGATATTAGAAGATGTAACATATGTAGAAAATATTGATGAATATAATAATGAACCTATGAACAGAATAAACTGGAAAATATCAGCGAAATATGATAAGTTAATGGTAAAAAAATATTCTCATACATCTACAGGTAAAATATATATGTTTTTAGATTTAAATTTACCAGATGGAATCCCTAAAAATAATCTATTTTGGAAAAGTGAGAGAAAAATATATGAAGAATATGCTTTAAAAGCAGCAGCAAGTATTATCAGATATCAAAAAATAAAACATGAAGATGTAAATCTGGTATTAATAGGAAAAGAAGTAAAAAGATATTCTTCAAAAGAATGGCTTGATTATTTTGATTTGTTGTCTGGTGCAAAAGGCACAAATGATCCAGAGTATAGATTAGATGAAATAATAAAAAAAGATATACCTTATTTTACTTATGAAGATACGGTTATAATAATATCTATTCATTTAACAGATGAGATAATTCCAGACTTAATAAGATTAAGAGCAAAAGTTTCAAAGGTTATAGTATTAATAATGCCATATGGGTTCAGAATTGAAACTGAAGGGAAATTAGATATAAAAGAGCATGATATGTTTAGAGTTGAAGCAATAGATCTTGAAAAAAAAGCCATATTATTAGAAGAAAACCATATAATAGTAAGATTAGTATCTCCAAATAGTTCCTTGACAGAAGTATTTGAAACAATATAA
- a CDS encoding DUF190 domain-containing protein translates to MNFLRIYLGESDHCGHEPAYKHIVKLCYDHGLKGVTVLKGVMGFGEKHHVHRADFFTLSEDLPIIIEVIDEKEKIRKLIEEIKKCNFDGLAVYWDVSTVRIEKEAL, encoded by the coding sequence ATGAATTTTTTAAGAATTTATTTAGGTGAAAGCGATCACTGCGGGCACGAACCCGCATATAAACATATAGTAAAATTATGTTATGATCATGGGCTAAAAGGAGTTACTGTATTAAAAGGTGTTATGGGTTTTGGAGAAAAACATCATGTTCATAGAGCTGATTTTTTTACTTTAAGTGAAGATTTACCTATTATAATAGAAGTTATTGATGAAAAGGAGAAAATTAGAAAGTTAATAGAAGAAATTAAAAAATGTAATTTTGATGGTCTTGCTGTTTATTGGGATGTAAGCACTGTTAGAATAGAAAAAGAAGCCCTTTAA
- the crcB gene encoding fluoride efflux transporter CrcB: MTLIYIGLGGFLGAISRYLVSKYINSFLSLGNMPYGTLFVNILGAFVLSFLMSLSIYKLEFPKSFMLFFATGFIGSFTTFSTFMYETIVLSEESFTLYSLLYLSLSIILGLLFAFLGYSLGRMGS, encoded by the coding sequence ATGACTTTGATATATATAGGTCTTGGAGGCTTTTTAGGCGCTATTTCAAGATATTTAGTATCAAAATATATAAACTCATTTCTTTCTCTTGGTAATATGCCATATGGAACCTTATTTGTAAATATTTTAGGCGCTTTTGTTTTAAGCTTTTTAATGTCTTTAAGTATATATAAACTAGAGTTTCCAAAAAGCTTCATGTTATTTTTTGCAACTGGTTTTATTGGCTCTTTCACCACTTTTTCCACTTTTATGTATGAAACTATCGTTTTAAGTGAAGAATCTTTTACTTTATATTCTTTATTGTATTTATCATTAAGTATTATTTTAGGGCTTTTATTCGCATTTTTAGGATATTCGTTGGGGAGGATGGGATCATGA
- a CDS encoding HU family DNA-binding protein, which yields MNKKELVSALAEKVNVTKKEAALFVDSFVEVVSETLGKGESVKIVGFGTFEVVERKPRKGVNPQTKEAIEIPGGKVPKFKAGKELKARVK from the coding sequence ATGAACAAAAAGGAACTCGTTAGTGCATTAGCTGAAAAAGTTAATGTTACAAAAAAAGAAGCTGCTTTATTTGTTGATTCTTTTGTTGAAGTTGTTTCTGAAACTTTAGGTAAAGGCGAGAGCGTTAAAATCGTTGGTTTTGGAACATTTGAAGTTGTAGAAAGAAAACCAAGAAAAGGTGTTAACCCACAAACAAAAGAAGCTATTGAAATCCCTGGTGGAAAAGTACCTAAATTCAAAGCTGGTAAAGAATTAAAAGCCAGAGTAAAATAA
- a CDS encoding S-layer homology domain-containing protein, translated as MRKTLLVLALVLFGVLSFAFKDVPEDHWAYEYIMDLANRGILPMEDNFNPDVVLTKAEIAVLLSDTLTYVENDPVLAKAEDIKRVETVMKMFEQKLASVESKAMEDNKALSVKLGAVESAVTANQNVLISLTKKVNALENDLSTLKANSSRNYLELKYTVLDLSDKLNSLPKLKDDVSVNIENIDGLWEELDTVKSDLDYVAGQNAKEHNEIKALIAKKADAAAVDNLSKDLKKANDELATLKKVAYKAYNNADMVSEDMLDLQDQLDNLSSQLSNVPGDLLKVQYLANDLSDRVTNVEGKVAANEEKVNKANMLAIMGIALAGVAMVIPFVVK; from the coding sequence ATGCGTAAAACACTTTTAGTATTGGCATTAGTTCTTTTTGGAGTATTATCTTTTGCATTTAAAGATGTTCCTGAAGATCATTGGGCATATGAGTACATTATGGATTTAGCAAATAGGGGTATTCTTCCAATGGAAGATAATTTTAATCCTGACGTTGTTTTGACAAAAGCAGAAATTGCTGTATTATTATCAGACACATTAACTTATGTTGAAAATGATCCTGTATTAGCAAAAGCAGAAGATATAAAAAGAGTAGAAACAGTTATGAAAATGTTTGAACAAAAATTAGCTTCCGTAGAATCAAAAGCTATGGAAGATAATAAAGCTTTAAGTGTAAAATTGGGCGCTGTTGAATCTGCAGTAACAGCTAATCAAAATGTATTAATCAGCTTAACAAAAAAGGTTAATGCATTAGAAAATGATTTAAGCACTTTAAAAGCTAATAGCTCAAGAAATTATTTGGAACTAAAATATACTGTATTAGACTTATCTGATAAATTAAATTCATTACCAAAATTAAAAGATGATGTTTCTGTTAATATCGAAAATATTGATGGTTTGTGGGAAGAGTTAGATACAGTAAAATCTGATTTAGATTATGTTGCTGGCCAAAATGCTAAAGAACATAACGAAATAAAAGCATTAATTGCTAAGAAAGCTGATGCAGCTGCTGTTGATAATTTATCAAAAGATTTAAAAAAAGCAAATGATGAACTTGCTACTCTTAAAAAAGTTGCATATAAAGCTTATAATAATGCTGATATGGTTTCAGAAGATATGTTAGACCTTCAAGATCAGTTAGATAATTTATCTTCACAATTATCCAATGTTCCTGGCGATTTGTTAAAAGTTCAATATTTAGCTAATGACTTATCTGATAGAGTAACAAATGTTGAAGGAAAAGTTGCAGCTAATGAAGAAAAAGTAAACAAGGCTAACATGTTAGCAATTATGGGAATTGCATTAGCAGGAGTAGCAATGGTTATTCCTTTTGTAGTAAAATAA
- the tyrS gene encoding tyrosine--tRNA ligase, translated as MDFEKQFNVIKRNTIDLISEEDLKERLKSKKSLRVKLGVDPSRPDLHLGHAVVLKKLREFQDLGHQVVLIIGDFTARIGDPSGRSKTRPMLTKEEVEQNAESYKKQAFKILDPEKTEIRFNSEWLDKLTFYDVIKLSSNYTVARMLERDDFAKRLANNEPISVSEFMYPLAQAYDSVMVEADIEIGGTDQLFNLLVGRKIQEAYGQQPQIVLTMPIIEGTDGHLKMSKSYDNYIAFEDEPFDMYGKVMSIPDTLIIKYMRLATNISEDTINEYEEKMKNNSINPRDIKMILAHEIVKFFHGEEKAEYAQNEFIKVFQKKNIPDEMKEINVEKNISAIDLVMKTQSVSSRSEAKRLINQGAVKINDIKINDPFQLLEIKGDEVLRIGKRRFFKLNTY; from the coding sequence GTTGACCCTTCAAGACCTGATTTACATTTAGGTCATGCTGTTGTATTGAAAAAATTAAGAGAATTTCAAGATTTAGGTCACCAGGTAGTTTTAATCATTGGAGATTTTACTGCAAGAATTGGTGACCCCTCTGGTCGTTCAAAAACCAGGCCAATGCTTACAAAAGAAGAAGTTGAACAAAATGCTGAATCATATAAAAAACAGGCATTTAAAATTTTAGATCCAGAAAAAACTGAAATCCGTTTTAATAGCGAATGGTTGGATAAACTTACCTTTTATGATGTTATAAAGTTATCATCTAACTATACTGTTGCAAGAATGCTTGAAAGAGATGATTTTGCAAAACGTTTAGCAAATAATGAACCTATAAGTGTTTCTGAATTCATGTATCCTTTGGCTCAAGCTTATGATTCCGTTATGGTTGAAGCTGATATTGAAATAGGAGGAACCGATCAACTGTTCAACCTTCTTGTAGGAAGAAAAATACAAGAGGCTTATGGACAGCAACCACAGATAGTCTTAACCATGCCTATTATTGAAGGCACTGATGGACATTTGAAAATGAGTAAATCATATGATAATTATATTGCTTTTGAAGATGAACCATTTGACATGTACGGTAAGGTTATGTCTATACCTGATACACTAATAATAAAATATATGCGATTAGCTACAAATATATCAGAAGATACAATAAATGAATATGAAGAAAAAATGAAAAATAATTCCATTAATCCAAGAGATATCAAAATGATTCTTGCTCATGAAATTGTAAAATTCTTTCACGGTGAAGAAAAGGCGGAATATGCTCAAAATGAATTTATAAAAGTCTTTCAGAAAAAAAATATTCCAGATGAGATGAAAGAAATTAATGTTGAAAAAAATATTAGTGCAATCGATTTAGTTATGAAAACACAATCCGTTTCAAGTAGAAGTGAAGCAAAAAGACTTATAAATCAAGGTGCTGTAAAAATAAATGATATTAAAATCAATGATCCTTTCCAATTATTAGAAATTAAAGGCGATGAAGTCTTAAGAATTGGGAAAAGGCGATTTTTTAAACTAAATACTTATTGA